From the genome of Candidatus Electrothrix communis, one region includes:
- a CDS encoding radical SAM protein, translated as MALLYPNTYPLAVSNLGFQLLYRLLNDSEEIVCERFVYPQEREPFRSLESSRPLVDFPLIFGSISFEQDYAHLTAMLVAGGVAPYAADRPGMIAPGNPLVVLGGVGVFMNPEPLALFADLMVIGEAEPVLPRLLPALAELTDRGALTEIGATIPGCYVPSAYSFRYDNDGRVREISVNDGLPQQVRRVALKKSALAAHSEILSPEAELGMYMTELGRGCSRGCRFCAAGFIYRPPRLWSADAVLDGLGQRPPEVDRVGLLGMEMADPELLDSIAGFLQTNACSLSFSSLRADRISPRLLELLSHSGLRSVAIAPDGCSERLRKIINKGLSEDDLIAAAIALVDAGIYTLKLYVMVGLPTETEQDLEEFVQLVQKIRREIIPIGQKKGRLCELILSVNSFVPKPWTPFQYLSFGGQERERALQDRDCTAAVLNLKKKIKYLKKAFARVDNFHIKVDRPDKVLSQAVFSRADRRIGPALLDIGMGKATFKQAMKKHQLSSWQYAVRPREEDELFCWQVVDQGIQAGYLAKELERSLTGRTTPPCDPSLCRRCGVCGE; from the coding sequence GTGGCCCTTCTTTATCCTAATACCTACCCACTTGCTGTCTCCAATCTCGGGTTTCAGCTCCTTTATCGCCTTCTGAACGATTCAGAAGAGATTGTCTGCGAGCGTTTTGTCTATCCTCAAGAGCGGGAGCCTTTCCGTTCCTTGGAATCCAGTCGTCCTTTGGTGGATTTTCCCCTTATTTTCGGATCAATCAGTTTTGAACAGGATTATGCCCATCTGACAGCCATGTTGGTCGCCGGAGGCGTGGCCCCCTATGCGGCAGACAGGCCGGGGATGATTGCACCAGGTAACCCCCTTGTAGTGCTTGGCGGCGTGGGTGTTTTTATGAATCCCGAGCCTTTGGCCTTATTTGCCGATCTGATGGTGATCGGCGAGGCTGAGCCCGTGCTGCCCCGGCTGCTGCCTGCGTTGGCTGAGTTGACTGATCGGGGTGCATTGACAGAAATCGGGGCAACAATCCCTGGCTGTTATGTCCCGTCAGCATATAGTTTCAGGTATGATAACGATGGGCGGGTGCGTGAGATCTCGGTCAATGACGGTTTACCACAGCAGGTCCGGCGGGTTGCCTTAAAAAAGAGTGCTCTGGCGGCCCATTCTGAAATCCTTTCTCCCGAAGCTGAACTGGGAATGTACATGACCGAGTTGGGGCGGGGGTGCAGCCGTGGCTGTCGTTTTTGCGCAGCCGGTTTTATTTATCGTCCCCCTCGGCTCTGGTCCGCTGATGCGGTGTTGGACGGTCTTGGTCAGCGACCTCCTGAGGTCGATCGTGTGGGGTTGCTGGGTATGGAAATGGCGGATCCCGAGCTTCTGGATAGTATTGCAGGTTTTTTGCAGACCAATGCCTGTTCGCTCTCCTTTTCCTCATTGCGGGCAGACCGGATTTCCCCCCGCTTACTTGAACTCCTCTCTCATTCCGGTCTGAGGTCGGTTGCTATTGCTCCGGATGGTTGTTCCGAGCGACTACGAAAAATCATTAATAAAGGGCTTTCGGAAGATGATTTGATCGCAGCAGCTATCGCTCTGGTGGATGCCGGGATCTACACCCTGAAGCTCTATGTCATGGTCGGCCTGCCCACAGAAACCGAGCAAGATTTAGAAGAGTTTGTTCAGCTTGTTCAGAAAATTCGGCGAGAAATCATCCCTATCGGACAAAAGAAAGGACGCCTTTGCGAATTGATTCTCTCAGTAAACTCCTTTGTCCCCAAACCGTGGACACCGTTTCAATACCTCTCCTTTGGCGGACAAGAAAGAGAGCGAGCTCTGCAGGATCGGGACTGTACGGCGGCAGTACTCAATCTGAAGAAGAAGATTAAATATCTGAAAAAAGCCTTTGCCAGGGTAGATAACTTCCATATCAAGGTTGATCGACCGGATAAGGTGCTTTCCCAGGCGGTTTTTTCACGAGCGGATCGCCGTATTGGGCCAGCCTTGCTTGACATCGGTATGGGGAAGGCGACTTTTAAGCAGGCTATGAAGAAGCATCAACTCTCCTCCTGGCAATATGCGGTTCGCCCAAGGGAAGAAGATGAGTTATTTTGCTGGCAGGTGGTTGATCAGGGGATTCAAGCGGGGTATCTTGCCAAGGAGCTGGAGCGTTCTTTGACAGGTCGAACCACCCCGCCCTGTGACCCGAGTCTCTGTCGTCGTTGCGGGGTTTGTGGGGAGTAA
- the ftsZ gene encoding cell division protein FtsZ — MSYRMAEEESVATIKVVGVGGGGGNAINTMVDNRLTGVQFIAANTDMQALENSKADVRIQLGPTITKGMGAGADPSMGRDAAQESLDDLANALSGADMVFVTAGLGGGTGTGAAPIIARLSKEQGALTVSVVTKPFYFEAKKRMHNAEAGWEELKKNSDTIITVPNDRLLGLMQKNSTLVDMMKMVDDVLLQAVKGITDLINLPGHINVDFADLKTVMKEVGPAIMGSGSASGENRASEAAKRAIDNQLLEDVGIDGALGILINISATSSLTMGEFMEASALIQEKAHEDANIIIGALFDDNMGDELRVTVIATGIANFEDSADTISEFDVVGRAGSKKVKTLNVTDKGGLELERPPHNQPMSFARPNPVPKGLRPMPTPIFDEQNDLAEWDEPAYIRKKAN, encoded by the coding sequence ATGTCATATAGAATGGCAGAAGAAGAGTCAGTGGCGACTATCAAGGTGGTCGGTGTCGGTGGCGGCGGGGGTAATGCCATTAACACCATGGTCGATAATCGGCTTACCGGCGTCCAGTTTATTGCCGCTAATACTGATATGCAGGCTCTGGAAAACTCAAAAGCTGATGTTCGTATCCAGCTGGGGCCGACTATTACCAAAGGCATGGGGGCCGGGGCTGACCCGTCTATGGGACGAGATGCGGCCCAGGAGAGTCTTGATGACTTGGCCAACGCGCTCTCTGGCGCGGATATGGTTTTTGTTACCGCCGGTCTTGGTGGAGGTACAGGGACAGGAGCAGCACCGATTATTGCTCGGCTCAGTAAAGAGCAGGGAGCCTTGACCGTTTCCGTTGTCACCAAGCCTTTTTATTTTGAAGCAAAAAAACGCATGCATAATGCCGAGGCCGGTTGGGAGGAGCTGAAGAAAAACTCCGACACCATTATCACGGTCCCCAATGATCGTCTGTTGGGCCTCATGCAAAAGAATTCCACCTTGGTCGATATGATGAAGATGGTGGATGATGTTCTGTTGCAGGCTGTTAAGGGGATCACCGATCTCATTAATCTGCCGGGCCATATCAATGTGGATTTTGCCGACTTGAAGACCGTTATGAAGGAAGTCGGTCCGGCAATCATGGGCTCGGGTTCGGCTTCGGGAGAGAATCGCGCCAGCGAGGCTGCCAAGCGGGCTATTGACAATCAATTGCTCGAAGATGTGGGAATTGACGGTGCCTTGGGCATTCTGATCAATATCTCCGCGACCAGCTCCTTGACCATGGGTGAGTTCATGGAGGCCTCCGCCCTGATTCAGGAAAAGGCCCACGAAGATGCCAATATTATCATCGGTGCCCTGTTTGATGACAATATGGGTGATGAGTTGCGCGTGACTGTGATTGCCACGGGTATTGCCAATTTTGAGGATTCTGCTGATACCATTTCCGAGTTTGACGTGGTTGGTCGTGCTGGCAGCAAGAAGGTGAAGACCCTCAATGTAACTGATAAAGGGGGGCTTGAATTGGAACGTCCGCCGCATAATCAGCCTATGAGCTTTGCCCGGCCTAATCCGGTACCCAAGGGGTTGCGCCCCATGCCGACACCGATTTTTGATGAGCAGAATGATTTGGCGGAATGGGATGAGCCTGCGTATATTCGGAAAAAAGCAAATTAA
- the ftsA gene encoding cell division protein FtsA yields MCAMEELDIKVAAEAEETEHPQETNIVEPSRGTGELVAGLDIGTTKICAVIGEVFEDGCVNIIGVGTSASSGMKKGVVVNIESTVKAIRLAIDSASDMAGCDIETVYVGIAGTHIKGFNSPGIIAINNQQIRQKEIQAVIHAAQTVKISDNQQIIHVLPQEYMVDDHTGIQNPLGMTGVRLATNVHIVTADVTSLHNLVTSCSRAGLNVAEVVLESVASSRAVLTSDEMELGVALLDIGGGTTDLAVFCNGTIKYTWELALGGNNLTNDLSVGLRTPLQEAEMLKYKYGGAVSSLVKENHIIEVPTVGDRKARKVSQRVMVEILEARMEEILQVVNKKICGSGYRNRINAGMVITGGTALLANVVDMAEQVFDMPVRVSFPRGVGGRIEDVESPRCTTAVGLVLYGCNNKEIVPVEHEGVVSRLRSFLKNII; encoded by the coding sequence ATGTGTGCAATGGAAGAGCTGGATATAAAGGTTGCTGCTGAAGCGGAAGAAACAGAGCATCCTCAAGAAACCAATATAGTTGAGCCGAGCCGCGGGACCGGAGAATTGGTTGCCGGTCTTGATATCGGTACCACCAAGATATGCGCTGTTATAGGCGAGGTTTTTGAAGACGGCTGTGTGAACATCATTGGGGTGGGAACATCTGCATCTTCAGGAATGAAAAAAGGCGTGGTGGTCAATATTGAGTCAACGGTCAAGGCGATTCGTCTGGCCATTGACAGCGCCTCGGACATGGCTGGTTGTGATATTGAGACCGTGTATGTTGGTATTGCTGGAACCCATATCAAGGGCTTTAATTCTCCCGGGATTATCGCCATTAATAACCAGCAGATCAGGCAGAAAGAAATTCAGGCGGTTATTCATGCAGCGCAGACTGTCAAGATTTCTGATAATCAGCAGATCATTCATGTCCTGCCGCAGGAGTACATGGTTGACGATCATACCGGTATTCAGAATCCGCTGGGAATGACCGGGGTCCGTCTGGCAACCAATGTCCATATCGTGACTGCTGATGTAACCTCTTTGCATAATCTGGTCACCAGTTGCAGTCGGGCCGGATTGAATGTCGCCGAGGTAGTGCTGGAGTCCGTGGCTTCTTCTCGGGCCGTGTTGACTTCCGATGAGATGGAGCTGGGCGTGGCCCTGCTGGATATCGGTGGGGGAACTACAGATTTGGCTGTTTTTTGCAACGGTACCATTAAGTACACCTGGGAATTGGCCTTGGGCGGCAATAATTTGACCAATGATCTTTCTGTGGGGTTACGCACACCCTTGCAGGAAGCAGAGATGTTGAAGTATAAATACGGCGGAGCCGTCTCTTCTCTGGTCAAGGAAAACCACATCATTGAGGTACCCACTGTCGGCGATCGCAAGGCCCGTAAGGTTTCGCAGAGGGTGATGGTTGAGATCCTGGAGGCCCGGATGGAAGAAATCCTTCAGGTGGTGAATAAGAAAATATGTGGTTCCGGTTACAGAAATCGAATTAATGCGGGAATGGTTATCACCGGAGGTACAGCCTTGCTGGCCAACGTGGTTGACATGGCTGAGCAGGTTTTTGATATGCCGGTACGAGTCAGCTTCCCTCGGGGTGTTGGCGGAAGGATAGAAGATGTTGAATCTCCGCGTTGTACGACAGCTGTCGGACTTGTCTTGTATGGTTGTAATAATAAGGAGATTGTGCCGGTTGAGCATGAAGGTGTTGTGAGCCGGCTGCGGAGTTTTCTGAAAAATATTATTTAG
- a CDS encoding FtsQ-type POTRA domain-containing protein encodes MARKKIRYRRQSAGRSPMLRQFRSNYIRPPAQLRIRVNMGRYQQSTSVTHKPEWNLQLIRKSLLLLVLVMLSVGAGRWGVQTLERSGVFSVRRVTVEGNRMSNEAQIRTLAEIKQGDQLFSVISEEVIERVRQHPWVDQVEVERVWPDTLTIRVHEYRPLAMINIEGKQQGLYYLDHHGIVFAPVESLQDIDYPVITGFAPPDGSGEVPGLDLAEGAMAEDVCDFLHVAARGNPILPLQSISEIHINREKGIIVYLVEHPFPIYVGYGNIEKRYYQLVKLLERFYRKKRIEGIEEIRMDYHEGRILVARSEP; translated from the coding sequence GTGGCTCGAAAAAAAATACGATATAGGCGACAGAGTGCGGGACGCTCTCCCATGCTTCGTCAATTTCGTTCCAATTATATTCGGCCGCCTGCGCAATTGCGGATTCGGGTTAATATGGGGCGGTATCAGCAGTCTACCTCTGTTACCCATAAGCCTGAATGGAATCTTCAGCTTATCAGAAAAAGCCTTCTCTTGCTGGTGCTGGTTATGCTGTCTGTCGGTGCTGGTCGTTGGGGGGTCCAAACTCTGGAGCGTTCAGGCGTTTTTTCGGTGCGTCGGGTCACGGTTGAGGGTAATCGGATGAGCAATGAGGCGCAGATACGTACCCTTGCGGAGATTAAGCAGGGAGATCAGCTCTTCAGTGTTATCAGCGAGGAGGTTATTGAGCGTGTTCGTCAACATCCCTGGGTTGACCAAGTGGAGGTCGAGCGTGTATGGCCGGATACCTTGACCATACGGGTTCATGAGTATCGTCCGTTGGCGATGATTAATATTGAAGGCAAACAGCAGGGACTGTACTACCTAGACCATCACGGGATTGTTTTTGCGCCGGTGGAGTCTTTGCAGGATATTGACTATCCTGTTATAACGGGTTTTGCCCCCCCCGATGGAAGCGGGGAGGTGCCGGGACTTGACTTGGCTGAGGGTGCAATGGCAGAAGATGTGTGTGATTTTTTGCACGTTGCTGCGCGAGGAAATCCGATTCTTCCGTTGCAATCCATCTCTGAAATACATATAAACCGTGAAAAGGGAATTATTGTTTATCTTGTTGAACACCCCTTTCCTATTTATGTAGGATATGGTAATATCGAAAAAAGATATTACCAGCTCGTTAAATTGCTTGAGCGATTTTATCGGAAGAAAAGAATAGAAGGGATTGAGGAAATACGAATGGATTATCATGAGGGCCGTATTCTTGTGGCCAGGTCAGAGCCGTAG
- the murB gene encoding UDP-N-acetylmuramate dehydrogenase: MTCWTENEDEIVMNRQQRENLATLTRKWPSVIQFDVSMASYSSLRAGGRAAALIDVHSLAELRKLLGQLHEQQLVYRVIGRGSNILVTDKGFPGVMIRLKGELEQVDPIGALDENSDGLETEKAERGELLVKAGGGCSLGRFLSWCTKQGMSGLEFMAGIPGSVGGAVRMNAGALGGEIGDRLHSVECVDACGGVIHVPRSELQLSYRKAEIKGRDIDALIVASANFRLMRAEQGEIRSRCAGYLDQRKGKQPTGVSSAGSFFKNPAGDAAGRLIEAAGLKGRCCGEAMVSPVHANFIVNTGKSTATDILTLMEQVQEAVFQEFAVRLEPEVEII; this comes from the coding sequence TTGACCTGCTGGACTGAAAACGAGGATGAGATCGTCATGAATCGGCAGCAGCGTGAGAACCTGGCGACGTTGACCAGGAAGTGGCCATCGGTGATACAGTTCGATGTGTCTATGGCCTCGTACTCCAGTCTGCGGGCTGGCGGGAGAGCAGCAGCTTTGATTGATGTTCACAGTCTGGCTGAGTTGCGGAAGCTTCTTGGACAACTGCACGAACAACAGCTTGTTTATCGGGTGATCGGGCGCGGTTCCAATATCTTAGTGACAGATAAGGGTTTTCCCGGAGTAATGATCCGGTTGAAGGGGGAGCTTGAACAGGTTGATCCTATAGGGGCTTTAGATGAAAATTCTGATGGTCTAGAGACAGAGAAGGCCGAGCGCGGAGAGCTGCTGGTTAAAGCGGGCGGGGGGTGTTCGCTGGGCAGATTCCTTTCTTGGTGTACCAAACAGGGGATGTCCGGGTTAGAATTCATGGCGGGTATTCCCGGCTCTGTAGGTGGTGCTGTCCGGATGAACGCCGGAGCTTTGGGCGGAGAGATCGGCGATCGATTGCATTCGGTTGAATGTGTTGATGCCTGCGGCGGTGTCATCCATGTGCCGAGATCAGAGTTGCAGCTTTCCTATCGCAAGGCGGAAATTAAAGGCAGGGATATTGATGCGTTGATTGTCGCCTCTGCAAACTTCAGATTGATGCGGGCCGAGCAGGGCGAAATACGTTCCCGTTGTGCCGGTTATCTGGACCAGAGAAAGGGGAAGCAACCGACCGGAGTGTCCTCGGCAGGTTCCTTTTTTAAAAATCCTGCTGGAGATGCTGCGGGCCGGTTGATTGAAGCTGCTGGTCTGAAAGGGCGATGTTGCGGAGAGGCAATGGTGTCTCCGGTGCATGCCAATTTCATTGTCAATACCGGAAAAAGTACGGCGACAGATATCCTGACCTTAATGGAGCAGGTGCAGGAAGCAGTTTTTCAAGAATTTGCTGTCAGATTGGAACCGGAAGTAGAGATTATCTAG